A single region of the Synergistaceae bacterium genome encodes:
- a CDS encoding ABC transporter permease: MRKLFLSCLAIVISLLFGALILFMMGKDPVAAYMNLLQGSGLMEKAKYAGRQSMFTDFMSFIDAMTPMIFASLSVALALKGGFFNIGVSGQMMAAGITAHILAGFIPSRIVVVLAGFLAGALIGALIGWLRYRFNVSEVVSSIMLNSILMYLITFYINTFYINPVSRQSKSIVDAARLTISGFRWEKLKVDITLAFPLAIVTALVLQWVLNRTTYGYEVKAVGLSPKAAYYAGMNVQRTSLLTMTFSGALAGLAGVSYFCGYLAAIQPGVTPSMGFDAIAVSLLGGNNPVGCVLASFLITIISKGTVYMSSRQHIEPEIASLITAFILTFAACSAVLDRKRRK, translated from the coding sequence ATGAGGAAACTTTTTCTGTCCTGCCTCGCAATAGTGATAAGCCTTCTGTTCGGAGCGTTAATACTCTTTATGATGGGCAAAGACCCGGTAGCCGCATACATGAACCTTCTGCAGGGCTCGGGCCTGATGGAGAAGGCGAAGTACGCTGGCCGTCAGAGCATGTTCACGGACTTCATGAGCTTCATTGACGCGATGACACCGATGATTTTTGCGTCCTTGTCGGTTGCGCTGGCACTGAAAGGCGGGTTCTTCAACATCGGAGTGAGCGGGCAGATGATGGCGGCGGGAATAACTGCACACATTCTTGCGGGCTTCATCCCGTCAAGAATCGTTGTGGTGCTTGCGGGATTCTTGGCCGGTGCGTTAATCGGTGCACTCATCGGCTGGCTTCGTTACCGCTTCAACGTCAGCGAGGTGGTCAGCTCGATAATGCTGAACTCTATCTTGATGTACCTGATAACGTTCTACATCAACACGTTCTACATTAATCCTGTATCGCGTCAGAGCAAGTCCATTGTTGACGCGGCACGTCTGACGATTTCGGGCTTCCGATGGGAGAAGCTGAAGGTGGATATTACGCTGGCGTTTCCGCTGGCGATTGTTACGGCTCTTGTGCTACAGTGGGTGCTGAACCGGACGACTTACGGCTACGAGGTCAAAGCTGTGGGCCTCTCACCGAAGGCGGCCTACTACGCGGGGATGAACGTACAGCGTACATCACTGCTCACAATGACGTTCTCGGGAGCACTTGCGGGGCTTGCGGGAGTGTCGTACTTCTGCGGTTACTTGGCCGCGATTCAGCCGGGCGTAACTCCGTCAATGGGCTTTGACGCAATCGCAGTATCACTTCTCGGCGGAAATAACCCCGTCGGATGCGTTCTTGCGTCGTTCCTGATAACGATAATCTCTAAAGGCACGGTGTACATGAGCTCGCGCCAGCACATCGAGCCGGAGATAGCGAGCCTGATAACGGCATTCATTCTGACGTTCGCGGCGTGTTCTGCCGTTCTGGACAGGAAGAGGAGGAAATAA
- a CDS encoding ABC transporter permease, with the protein MLDMIIIDGLAFSLPLFIMAIGGIYSEKSGITNLALEGFQGFGAFTGALAVVWLAGIFGPSSQVPYYVGFVCAVIGGGMFALLHALLCIRFKADQVISGVVMNILAMALTSFLTKSINASLFGSTANKFTLGASTRLTVPGLSDIPVVGAVFRDIYPFEIIIVVVAVVMWYVLYRTVYGMRLRACGDNPHSADAAGINVYAVRTVAVFISGCLSGIAGLAFAYSVSANFSPDIYLGYGYLSIAALIFGNWSILPSLGACLIFGFARSGGAAIINQLGLPSGYNDLVRILPYVLTLLLLVLFSKHNRSPRALGQVYDKGQR; encoded by the coding sequence ATGCTGGACATGATAATTATTGACGGGCTGGCGTTCTCACTTCCGCTGTTCATAATGGCGATCGGCGGAATATACAGCGAGAAGAGCGGCATCACCAACCTTGCGCTTGAAGGGTTTCAGGGTTTCGGTGCGTTCACCGGCGCGCTGGCTGTGGTGTGGCTGGCGGGGATATTCGGGCCGAGTTCGCAGGTGCCGTACTACGTGGGGTTTGTGTGCGCAGTAATCGGCGGTGGAATGTTCGCGCTCCTTCACGCGCTGTTGTGCATACGCTTCAAGGCCGACCAGGTCATCAGCGGAGTTGTGATGAACATTCTTGCGATGGCCTTAACGAGCTTCCTGACCAAGAGCATCAACGCTTCACTGTTCGGGAGCACAGCCAACAAGTTCACGCTGGGGGCGAGCACACGCCTGACTGTTCCGGGACTGAGTGATATTCCTGTTGTCGGAGCGGTCTTCAGGGACATCTACCCGTTCGAGATCATCATTGTGGTTGTGGCTGTGGTGATGTGGTACGTGCTCTACAGGACGGTTTACGGAATGCGTCTCCGTGCCTGCGGGGACAATCCGCACTCTGCGGACGCGGCAGGAATTAACGTGTACGCCGTGAGGACTGTTGCGGTGTTCATCTCGGGGTGTCTGTCGGGAATAGCGGGGCTTGCGTTTGCGTATTCAGTGAGTGCGAACTTCTCGCCGGATATTTATCTGGGCTACGGGTATCTGTCTATTGCGGCGTTGATCTTCGGGAACTGGTCGATTCTGCCGTCGCTCGGCGCGTGCTTGATTTTCGGTTTTGCTCGTAGCGGAGGTGCGGCAATCATCAATCAGCTCGGGCTTCCTTCGGGGTACAATGACCTTGTGAGGATTCTGCCGTATGTCTTGACGCTGTTACTGCTGGTGTTATTCAGCAAGCACAACAGGTCGCCGCGTGCTCTTGGCCAAGTGTACGACAAGGGACAGCGTTGA
- a CDS encoding ABC transporter substrate-binding protein has product MKAVKVLALLLVLVIAGQAQAASQPKVITMGYWESPNGELLVKETGALSEAFPDIQIRWLEFQSGTDILTAMQSGSLDFATIGTPPAVMGIINNYPFKVFYLHDVIGESEGLIVKKSSGIESIADLKGKKIAVPFGTTSHFAFLNVLKANGLKVSDFTLYDMTPPDIFAAWHRGDIDGAYTWESVKSQLIEADGRQLISSAEAAKVGGLTAEIGIVSTKFYAVYPDIVKKYIDILDEAVHSYRENQEAAAGLMAKGLGLPVKDALTAMNEIIVKDKSEQPEYFREGGELQSVLFATGEFLYDQHSVVKKPEQDIINRAILTELYE; this is encoded by the coding sequence ATGAAAGCGGTAAAGGTTTTAGCGTTGCTGTTAGTTCTTGTCATTGCAGGACAGGCACAGGCAGCTTCACAGCCGAAAGTGATCACAATGGGCTACTGGGAATCCCCGAACGGCGAGCTTCTGGTGAAGGAAACAGGCGCATTGTCTGAGGCGTTCCCCGATATACAGATACGATGGCTCGAGTTTCAGTCGGGCACGGATATTCTGACGGCCATGCAGTCCGGCTCTCTGGACTTCGCAACTATAGGCACTCCTCCGGCAGTAATGGGCATCATCAACAATTACCCGTTCAAGGTGTTCTACCTTCACGATGTTATAGGCGAGAGCGAGGGGCTGATAGTCAAGAAGTCTTCGGGCATCGAATCAATCGCTGACCTCAAGGGCAAGAAAATCGCCGTACCTTTCGGGACAACTTCGCACTTCGCGTTCTTGAACGTCCTCAAGGCTAACGGCCTCAAGGTCTCAGACTTCACGCTCTACGACATGACCCCGCCGGATATTTTTGCGGCATGGCACAGGGGAGACATCGACGGAGCTTATACGTGGGAGTCCGTGAAGTCCCAGCTCATAGAGGCAGACGGAAGGCAGCTGATAAGTTCTGCAGAGGCGGCAAAAGTCGGCGGCCTTACAGCAGAGATAGGCATAGTGAGCACGAAGTTCTACGCGGTATATCCTGACATCGTGAAGAAGTACATAGACATTCTTGATGAGGCTGTGCATTCATACAGGGAGAATCAGGAAGCCGCCGCCGGTCTCATGGCTAAAGGTCTTGGCCTGCCGGTTAAGGACGCGTTGACAGCCATGAATGAAATCATCGTCAAGGACAAATCCGAACAGCCTGAATATTTCCGTGAGGGCGGAGAACTTCAGAGCGTACTTTTTGCGACGGGAGAATTTCTGTACGACCAGCACAGTGTGGTGAAGAAGCCTGAGCAGGACATAATCAACCGTGCAATATTGACGGAACTATACGAGTAA
- a CDS encoding alkaline phosphatase family protein, which yields MNRRKILVLGIDGMDQHTTKRLLDEGKLPNIKEFLERGSARENLDMLGALPTITPPCWTTLATGAYPATHGITCYWRQSPDSLDAVVYNMD from the coding sequence ATGAACAGACGAAAAATTTTAGTGCTCGGTATCGACGGCATGGATCAGCACACGACGAAGAGGCTTCTTGATGAGGGCAAGCTCCCCAACATCAAGGAGTTTCTTGAGCGCGGTTCAGCCCGTGAGAATCTCGACATGCTCGGTGCACTCCCTACTATCACCCCTCCGTGCTGGACCACCTTAGCGACAGGAGCATACCCGGCGACGCACGGCATAACGTGTTACTGGCGGCAGTCCCCCGACAGCCTTGATGCCGTAGTGTACAACATGGACTAG
- a CDS encoding putative sulfate exporter family transporter, with protein MKSIQNILIGFIAFAVAVFFATRVERKQGSKSEVTAADIWTRLPKFILGFFAASIIASFVFLPLADKANVSAINKVLDQYKNWAFVLAFTSIGLNTNFRELKDSLASGKALTLYIVGQFFNIVLTFAAVYLLLSGKFFPLPSIAL; from the coding sequence GTGAAGTCCATACAGAACATACTGATAGGGTTCATCGCGTTTGCGGTGGCTGTGTTCTTCGCTACAAGAGTCGAGAGGAAGCAGGGTTCGAAGAGTGAAGTTACTGCGGCGGACATCTGGACGCGCCTGCCGAAATTCATTCTCGGTTTCTTCGCGGCATCTATAATCGCATCGTTCGTGTTCCTGCCGCTGGCCGACAAAGCAAACGTCAGCGCAATCAACAAGGTGCTTGACCAGTACAAGAACTGGGCGTTTGTGCTGGCATTTACGAGCATCGGCCTCAATACCAACTTCAGGGAGCTTAAGGACAGCCTTGCTTCTGGCAAAGCATTAACCCTCTACATCGTCGGACAGTTCTTCAACATCGTATTGACCTTTGCGGCAGTGTATCTCCTCCTCTCAGGAAAATTCTTCCCGCTCCCCAGCATTGCACTCTAG
- a CDS encoding ABC transporter ATP-binding protein encodes MIKTGSIHSEEPLLSLQGVDMNFKQGRGYFQALKDINLDAYDGDFICLLGSSGCGKTSLLNIMAGYVRPSSGQVIFRGQEFTRPSSDVGVVFQQQNLFPWLTVYKNVEFGLRLKRLPASERREIVEHYLELVGLEDAVDKYPHQLSGGMKQRATIARTLAPDPKVVLFDEPFSALDALTREKMQEHIRSIWQRSKKCFLFITHDVDEALLLSRRLLIMKAGPGRIHADYPNPLTRDGREYNAWDIRNAESYKEVRESIITMIQSEEDIKIASLAG; translated from the coding sequence ATGATAAAGACGGGCAGCATACACAGTGAAGAGCCTTTACTGAGCCTTCAGGGAGTCGATATGAACTTCAAGCAGGGCAGGGGATATTTTCAGGCACTCAAGGATATCAACCTTGACGCGTACGACGGAGATTTCATCTGCCTTCTGGGTTCGAGCGGGTGCGGCAAAACTTCACTGCTGAACATTATGGCGGGTTACGTCCGGCCAAGTTCGGGGCAGGTTATCTTCAGGGGGCAGGAGTTCACGAGGCCTTCAAGTGATGTCGGAGTAGTCTTCCAGCAGCAGAACCTGTTTCCGTGGCTTACGGTGTACAAGAACGTAGAATTTGGCTTGAGGCTGAAGAGGCTTCCGGCTTCGGAACGCAGGGAAATCGTCGAACATTACCTCGAGCTTGTCGGGCTTGAGGACGCAGTGGACAAATACCCTCACCAGCTCTCGGGCGGAATGAAGCAGAGGGCAACTATCGCACGGACATTAGCCCCTGATCCGAAAGTCGTGCTCTTCGACGAGCCTTTCAGCGCACTTGACGCACTGACCCGCGAGAAGATGCAGGAGCACATACGCTCGATCTGGCAGAGGTCGAAAAAGTGCTTCCTGTTCATCACACACGACGTGGATGAAGCGTTGCTGCTCTCACGCAGGCTGTTAATCATGAAGGCCGGGCCCGGAAGAATACACGCGGATTACCCCAACCCATTGACACGCGACGGACGGGAATACAACGCATGGGACATCCGCAACGCCGAAAGCTATAAGGAAGTCCGCGAAAGCATCATAACGATGATTCAGAGCGAAGAGGACATCAAGATTGCAAGCCTTGCCGGATAA
- a CDS encoding ABC transporter permease, translating into MLDKTLIFIQKHKYGLISIGSVFVLVFLWWLGSVLNWFNPVFIPSIGSVKDAFLQTLEDGYKGYSLLYHIGASMKRLFIAVTLAFIAASVLGLVCGMSKVVLAVIDPFIEFYRALPPLAYNTLIVLWLGIGDESKIALLFLSAFAPIFIQTVFGVQRIPRDRINGARSLGADSFTLFFKVIFPSALPDILTGLRTAVGVAYATLVAAEMVASASGIGWMVLDASKYILYPTVYFGIIIMGLIAILIDLVLRRLILLATPWQRETA; encoded by the coding sequence ATGCTGGACAAAACATTAATCTTCATTCAGAAGCACAAATACGGCCTCATATCTATAGGCTCAGTGTTCGTATTAGTGTTTCTGTGGTGGCTGGGGAGCGTCTTAAACTGGTTCAACCCCGTATTCATTCCGTCAATCGGGTCGGTAAAAGATGCCTTCCTTCAGACGCTGGAGGACGGGTACAAGGGCTATTCTCTGCTCTACCACATAGGGGCGAGCATGAAGAGGCTGTTTATCGCCGTAACATTGGCATTCATAGCCGCGTCAGTTCTCGGGCTTGTCTGCGGAATGAGCAAGGTTGTGCTGGCGGTAATTGACCCGTTCATAGAGTTCTACCGTGCACTTCCTCCGCTTGCCTACAACACATTGATAGTCCTCTGGCTCGGAATAGGGGACGAGTCGAAAATTGCCCTGCTGTTCCTGAGCGCGTTTGCACCCATCTTCATTCAGACGGTGTTCGGTGTACAGAGAATACCCAGAGACAGAATCAACGGAGCACGTTCGCTCGGGGCTGACAGTTTCACGCTGTTTTTCAAGGTGATATTCCCGTCTGCACTGCCGGATATTCTCACGGGGCTTCGCACGGCCGTCGGCGTGGCTTATGCGACGCTGGTTGCCGCAGAAATGGTAGCTTCGGCTTCGGGCATCGGCTGGATGGTGCTTGACGCGAGCAAGTACATTCTTTATCCGACCGTCTACTTCGGAATAATCATCATGGGACTCATCGCAATATTAATCGACCTTGTATTACGCCGTCTTATTCTTCTTGCCACGCCATGGCAGAGAGAGACAGCATAA
- a CDS encoding alkaline phosphatase family protein, translating to MWHWPGSSWPPSSASENLHVVDGTQPGSVNMGIAQMDWEKVIIASKDTDSLKYIPRAERPAGVGCIIDNVEALIPSNSDDEMMELWWGDEARSGREIRTYVHGLEDSEIMIGARVGYDVVSSPIKKAERWNVETGDDALEFVLLLSGGTQRRVGLILKDGGAYSEVRIYKNKKALQPIVTLHVGEMTSGIIDEASKNGITKPCSRSYKLLELAEDGSKLRLWVSNALDTTNNTLWSPPELLERLPDSPPPVSLIGGEDSNLVREVFLPSWEVYNRWQAQSIKHLIETEHYGAVFTHLHNVDCAGHQFWHLAKTLPEWEYTDEKIYQPFIEQVYIQTDKYLGEFLDFLDEGWTVFIVSDHGLIVGENIPPDIGEYGGLNLGVMKELGYTVLKKDANGQEIDAVDWEKTRAVQIRSNYIYINLKGRDKFGIVEPSEKYALEEQIISDLYSYRDKRTHKRVVGLALRNRDSIALGLGGSECGDIFFTVEEGYNRLHGDGLSTSGGYFGTSVTPVFIASGGG from the coding sequence GTGTGGCACTGGCCCGGTTCGTCTTGGCCGCCGAGTTCAGCGAGTGAGAACCTTCATGTTGTTGACGGCACACAGCCCGGCTCGGTGAACATGGGAATCGCGCAGATGGACTGGGAGAAAGTCATCATAGCATCTAAGGACACGGACAGCCTGAAGTACATTCCCAGAGCAGAGAGGCCTGCAGGTGTCGGGTGCATAATCGATAACGTTGAAGCACTGATACCCAGCAATTCTGATGATGAGATGATGGAATTATGGTGGGGCGACGAGGCGAGAAGCGGCAGAGAGATACGCACATACGTTCACGGTCTCGAGGACTCGGAAATCATGATAGGCGCGAGGGTAGGTTATGACGTTGTGAGCAGTCCCATAAAGAAGGCCGAACGCTGGAACGTTGAGACTGGTGATGACGCGCTGGAGTTCGTGCTGTTACTGTCGGGAGGAACTCAGCGGCGCGTGGGATTAATCCTCAAGGACGGCGGGGCTTATTCGGAGGTCAGAATCTACAAGAACAAGAAGGCACTTCAACCCATCGTTACACTTCACGTCGGCGAGATGACGAGCGGAATAATTGACGAGGCAAGCAAGAACGGAATCACCAAGCCCTGCAGCAGGTCATACAAGCTGCTTGAACTTGCAGAGGACGGCTCAAAGCTCAGGCTGTGGGTGAGCAACGCGCTCGACACCACGAATAATACCCTCTGGAGTCCGCCGGAACTTCTTGAACGCCTGCCGGACTCTCCTCCGCCCGTGAGCTTAATCGGCGGCGAAGACTCGAACCTTGTGCGTGAAGTCTTCCTGCCCTCTTGGGAAGTCTATAACCGCTGGCAGGCACAGAGCATCAAGCATCTCATCGAGACCGAACATTACGGGGCAGTTTTCACGCACCTTCACAACGTAGACTGCGCGGGGCATCAGTTCTGGCACTTGGCCAAGACCCTGCCGGAATGGGAGTACACCGACGAGAAAATCTATCAGCCGTTCATTGAGCAGGTGTACATTCAGACTGATAAATATCTGGGCGAGTTTCTGGACTTCCTCGATGAAGGCTGGACTGTCTTTATCGTCTCGGATCACGGACTGATTGTCGGCGAGAACATTCCTCCTGACATAGGCGAGTACGGCGGGCTGAATCTCGGTGTCATGAAGGAGCTGGGCTACACAGTCTTGAAGAAGGACGCGAACGGCCAAGAGATTGACGCTGTCGACTGGGAGAAGACGCGTGCAGTCCAGATACGCAGCAACTACATCTACATAAACCTTAAGGGCAGGGACAAATTCGGCATCGTTGAGCCTTCAGAGAAATATGCTCTTGAAGAACAGATTATCTCCGACCTCTACAGCTACAGAGACAAGCGGACACATAAGCGGGTTGTAGGGCTGGCGTTGCGGAACAGGGACAGCATAGCACTTGGACTCGGGGGCAGTGAATGCGGGGATATATTCTTCACCGTTGAGGAAGGGTACAACAGGCTTCACGGCGACGGTCTGAGCACATCAGGGGGATATTTCGGGACATCAGTAACGCCGGTGTTCATAGCATCGGGCGGGGGATAA
- a CDS encoding thioredoxin family protein: MNDLTQDEFDELIYDDEQAAVIFFHKTGCAVCEEVSGKLDGLSRNYNLIFAGVNALEERELFSRFGLRGVPQVLFFKDGRLLKTLAGRHDSREYVNSIELLTLSGIEASQALKKHDDAPELETVSGHGAMI, encoded by the coding sequence ATGAATGACCTTACACAGGATGAGTTTGATGAATTGATTTACGACGACGAACAGGCTGCAGTAATCTTCTTCCACAAAACGGGCTGTGCTGTATGCGAGGAAGTATCAGGGAAGCTCGACGGCCTCAGCAGGAATTACAACCTCATTTTTGCGGGTGTCAATGCCCTTGAGGAACGTGAATTGTTCTCGCGCTTCGGGCTTCGCGGAGTTCCGCAAGTATTGTTCTTCAAGGACGGAAGGTTACTCAAGACGTTAGCTGGACGGCACGACAGCAGGGAGTACGTGAACAGCATAGAGCTTCTGACTCTGTCGGGAATAGAAGCATCGCAGGCCTTGAAGAAACATGATGACGCTCCTGAACTTGAGACGGTCTCAGGACATGGAGCAATGATTTAG
- a CDS encoding 4Fe-4S binding protein, which produces MPAIDYASLKKGGFMRQRPVEYFSLRLGITGGHVTAEQLAVITEVSKKYGRGWIHLTSRQGIEIPYIEYDDIDAVKEELSRGGVFPGASGPRVRTITACQGNAVCGNACIDTQSIACILHERYYGQDLPHKFKMGVTGCPNNCLKAEENDLGIKGGIRPEWIGEGCVHCGKCAKSCRRGAITDADGKIIVDRDKCVSCGKCARVCPAGAFEAQEGYCVYFGGLFGNTINRGEALLPFITDREALLRVCDAAISFFRENAQPGERFKFTIDRVGIDALRSKLTEALEENSPA; this is translated from the coding sequence ATGCCAGCAATAGATTACGCATCACTGAAGAAGGGCGGCTTCATGCGCCAGCGGCCGGTTGAGTATTTCTCGCTGAGGCTGGGAATAACAGGAGGCCACGTAACAGCAGAACAGTTAGCCGTAATAACAGAAGTATCCAAGAAATACGGGAGGGGCTGGATACACCTGACATCGCGTCAGGGCATCGAGATACCGTATATAGAGTACGATGACATAGATGCCGTGAAGGAAGAATTATCGCGCGGAGGAGTGTTTCCCGGAGCAAGCGGCCCGCGTGTCCGCACGATAACGGCCTGTCAGGGTAACGCTGTCTGCGGCAATGCCTGCATCGACACTCAGAGTATCGCCTGTATTCTGCATGAACGTTATTACGGCCAAGATCTGCCCCACAAGTTCAAGATGGGAGTTACAGGCTGCCCCAACAACTGCCTGAAAGCTGAGGAGAACGATCTCGGCATCAAGGGGGGAATACGCCCGGAATGGATCGGTGAAGGGTGCGTGCATTGCGGAAAGTGCGCGAAGTCATGCCGCAGAGGAGCAATCACGGACGCTGACGGGAAGATTATTGTTGACCGTGATAAATGCGTAAGCTGCGGAAAGTGCGCGAGGGTTTGCCCGGCCGGAGCGTTCGAGGCTCAAGAAGGATATTGCGTGTACTTCGGCGGACTGTTCGGGAACACGATTAACAGGGGAGAAGCATTGTTACCCTTCATAACGGACAGGGAAGCACTGCTTAGGGTTTGTGATGCCGCAATAAGTTTCTTCCGCGAAAACGCACAGCCCGGCGAACGCTTCAAGTTCACGATTGACAGGGTGGGGATTGACGCGCTAAGGTCAAAACTCACTGAGGCACTAGAAGAAAACTCCCCCGCGTAA
- a CDS encoding FAD-dependent oxidoreductase, with protein MPLHIVTEAERCLNCKRPLCQEGCPVHTPIPEIIQLFKQHKLMEAGEKLFANNPLSAVCAEVCNHAKQCAGHCIRGRKDSPVHFSSIEKYISEMYLDRMFVSVPVHRKSQKVAVIGAGPAGITVAVLLAREGYPVTVFEWKSKIGGVMQYGIPEFRLPKSMLDRYEARLNEMGIQIRLNATIGSILMIDDLFRDGYASIFVGTGAELPRTLGIKGESFGNVHYAMNYLANPKAHHLGERVAVIGVGNAAMDVARTALRNGTRYVTLYAMGKEIAASSSEVAYAELDGAEIVTGMQVQEITEKGPVFCRTIYGENDEIIGHEDERIQVEADSTIISISQVPRGKLVRTTSGLTAAENGLLIVDDNYMTTREGVFAAGDVVTGAKTVVHAVDGAKKAAAAMMAFMESNQ; from the coding sequence ATGCCGTTGCACATAGTAACCGAAGCCGAACGCTGCCTGAACTGCAAACGTCCGCTCTGCCAGGAAGGCTGTCCTGTCCACACTCCTATTCCTGAGATAATCCAGCTCTTCAAGCAACACAAGCTCATGGAAGCCGGAGAAAAGCTGTTCGCCAACAACCCGCTGTCCGCAGTCTGCGCGGAAGTCTGCAACCACGCTAAGCAATGCGCCGGCCACTGCATACGCGGCCGAAAAGACAGCCCCGTACACTTCTCCAGCATCGAGAAATACATCTCCGAAATGTACCTTGACCGTATGTTCGTCTCAGTTCCCGTTCACCGCAAGAGCCAGAAAGTCGCCGTCATCGGTGCAGGACCGGCAGGAATCACCGTCGCTGTCCTTCTTGCGCGAGAAGGCTACCCTGTAACAGTCTTCGAGTGGAAGAGCAAAATCGGCGGCGTAATGCAGTACGGCATCCCGGAGTTCAGACTCCCGAAGAGTATGCTTGACCGTTATGAAGCCCGTCTCAACGAGATGGGAATACAGATCCGCCTCAACGCCACAATAGGAAGCATCCTCATGATTGACGACCTCTTCAGGGACGGATACGCATCAATCTTCGTCGGGACAGGCGCGGAACTTCCCCGAACGCTCGGCATCAAGGGAGAAAGTTTCGGGAATGTACATTACGCGATGAACTACCTCGCGAACCCGAAGGCTCACCATCTGGGTGAACGTGTCGCGGTCATCGGCGTGGGCAATGCGGCGATGGATGTTGCCCGCACGGCGCTGCGCAACGGAACGCGCTACGTAACTCTGTACGCGATGGGCAAGGAGATTGCGGCGAGTTCGAGCGAGGTTGCGTACGCTGAGCTTGACGGTGCGGAGATTGTTACGGGAATGCAGGTGCAGGAGATTACGGAGAAAGGGCCTGTGTTCTGCAGGACGATTTACGGCGAGAACGACGAGATTATAGGCCACGAGGACGAGCGCATACAGGTTGAGGCGGACTCTACGATAATATCCATCAGCCAAGTGCCGCGCGGAAAACTTGTGCGCACAACGAGCGGGCTTACTGCGGCGGAGAACGGCCTCCTCATCGTCGACGATAACTACATGACCACGCGTGAGGGAGTCTTTGCGGCGGGAGATGTAGTTACTGGAGCTAAGACGGTTGTTCATGCTGTCGACGGAGCGAAGAAGGCAGCGGCGGCAATGATGGCCTTCATGGAGAGCAATCAATAA
- a CDS encoding putative sulfate exporter family transporter has product MLAVLFTLGAALKKENPAKFLAGFTVLFVLSVLVRLISAEYTFNRYLEWAFFALIVGLVIANTTGTPEWLKYAAQTEYYIKAGLVIMGFSVLFSNIVNFGLYGLGIAWVVTPIVILFMWWFGVSVLKIDSKPFVITIATATSVCGTSAAIASAAASKAKKEELSLAVSISIIFTILMMVFEPVIIRAVGLGELMGGALIGGTVDSTGAVTVAGTALGQLG; this is encoded by the coding sequence GTGCTGGCGGTGCTCTTCACGCTCGGGGCAGCCCTCAAAAAGGAGAATCCCGCAAAGTTCCTCGCAGGTTTCACGGTACTCTTCGTGCTGTCGGTTCTTGTGAGGCTCATAAGCGCGGAATACACCTTCAATCGTTATCTTGAGTGGGCATTCTTTGCGTTGATAGTCGGCCTCGTAATCGCCAACACAACAGGGACTCCCGAATGGCTGAAGTATGCTGCGCAGACCGAGTACTACATCAAGGCAGGACTCGTGATAATGGGCTTCTCGGTTCTGTTCTCGAACATCGTGAACTTCGGGCTTTACGGTCTGGGTATCGCGTGGGTAGTTACGCCGATAGTGATACTGTTCATGTGGTGGTTCGGAGTAAGCGTGCTGAAGATTGACAGCAAGCCTTTCGTCATCACGATAGCCACAGCCACGAGCGTCTGCGGAACAAGTGCGGCCATAGCCTCAGCAGCCGCATCGAAGGCCAAGAAGGAAGAGTTATCGCTGGCGGTCTCAATCTCGATAATCTTCACGATATTAATGATGGTGTTCGAGCCGGTAATCATCCGTGCAGTCGGTCTCGGCGAACTCATGGGCGGCGCGCTCATCGGCGGGACTGTAGACTCAACAGGAGCAGTTACGGTTGCGGGTACGGCACTCGGACAGCTTGGCTAG